The nucleotide sequence ccacgccctctCATAGGCTTTATACTGATTTTTAATATATGCAAACGTTAGTTTGAAGTTAGTTATGAAGTTCATTTGGTATGTGGTTTATGAAGCAGTTGAGCTTGGACAGATGTTTTGAAGTTTTCCGGCTTAtgttcccattttttttttaattccgaaGTTCTTTTATTTTGGTACAAATCAGGGAATATTGTCTGTCATGGGGTGCTGTGACTTGGTTCAAATTGCAACCAAAATCATGATACTGACAGTCGTCACTGAATATATAATTGATACATAAATTCTTCAGATCGGATCAAAGGTTCACCATTTTCAACATTAAACATGATGATTTTGGTGGTGCTGGTGTTCTAGTGTTTccctaagttttttttcttttgcgatCCTTTTGATGACTTCtcgatttgattttttttaaatagaatagtTGGACCTTCGGATTTGTTTTCCCATGTTCACTGCGAAATgaatatagggggaggctttcaggcttcacatATTTCATACTATTCCCgtgttcctttaatgaatctgacctatcacATATTTCTAGAAAAATTAGGTTGGatttattaaatgaatatgagagaaatatgaaatgttcgaagtgAGAgaatgtgcgaaacctgaaagcatACCCCTGTACATACGATCCTACACTGAGCCGTACGTCTTCAGGCATTTACTCATGCGAAGCTATCTTCTACGCAGtgttatggtctctacacaagAAACTTACGTCACAATTTagtattttgaagtaaatcgcCTTCAATTGATTTTGAAGATATACCggcgattttcttcaaaatactaaattttgACGTAAATTTTTACAACTATAGAGGCCCTTATGCTGCTCTTTACTGTGTGCAATTCGCAATTCATGTGGTATCGTCGTCCTTTTTTTGCGTAATACTGTCTAACTTTTGCACCTCTTCTAATAACAATTTGCCAGTCACATTGATTCTGCAATTTTGACGAAAACATATTCAGAAAACCCTCATGAATCATATTAATAAACCGTTCTCTAACTTTTTTACGTAGAAActtaattaagaaaactttGATTCTTGTCTCTGTTCCCTGAGTGAGCAAAGGGCTAAGTCCTTCCAAATCTTATGCTTCTCGGAGGAAGTACTCCCTTGATGGTGCATCACTCATTTTTCTGCACGCGTTCTATCACTTTAAGTCAGAGACAGCTTCATTGAAAGCTTACCTAGcgctctctttctctctcgaAACACCAACGTCGTGAGAACAAATACTCATGCCGAATATTTATCCCCAAAACGGGGATTTGTCCCAAATTTTATATTGTGCTGGCGAGTTCATTGGAGAGCTGACTGGTGCTGATGTAAAGCAGTGTAGCTAAGAGACTGATCTTCTCTTCTCGGCAGACTGTCTCACCAGATCCTGCTGATGTGAATCCTTCCATCTAGCTTCTTTCCACTGTCAGTGCCCTCATCACCTCAGCAAAAGTAATAATGAAAGATTGATTTCAAACCacagaatttaataataataataatgctggcacaatattccatgagggaactaggccttcccgcaaggggatttctagacatacattattatttttttctgatacgggatgaggttgtcagtcccatgcccgtggaatcaagtgcagtgaagctcactggatacaatccgaacacctttaacgccagaaaaattcctggtaacctaaaggggattcgaacccgggacacttgcatcatatagcgagtactctaccacttgactcattgagtgccCCCACAGAATTTAAACATGCCCAAAATCTGCTGAAATGAACCTCTCCCTGATGATGCACGTGACGGAAAACTGACTTTTTGTCCTTGCAGGCTTGATAATAGAGTCTCTTCAAATACTCTGTCACATTTTCCTCTTTATGGCCTCTGCAACTAGagacatttatgtccatattgaagcaaattccctacgttgatgtaggaaaaactcttcaatatggacataaatttctctagtgtgtagagaccataagctTTCCGTGCATATTGAagtagaaatatttaaatcttCTCCACTAAAATAAACACAAAACCACTGtccaattttttcaaagttgCTTTCAAATGGTATCTACTATCTATACCTTCGTTGTTCCTGGCTCTCGCATTGTTTGGTATATGTTGCAAGGAAGGAAGACTCATATCAAAGAATGAGAATTCTTTTTGAACAATATCAGTAGGGAAGTTTTGCAGCCTTGGATGATGAAAGTATTGCAAAACTCgggtttttctttaataaatctaaCCAATGACAAGTCAAATTAATTAGGGAAAAATCAAGTGGTATGATGCTTCCATCGCTCGAAGCTTTAAAATCTTCTCCTGAATTTGTGAACGTACATCATCCATCCCATGTATATGATTTGGCGTGGCTTTTTTATACAGATTTTTTCATCCTTATTCAGAACTTAATACCAGAAATTGTGGTAACTTGAAGTATAGTGtagaaaatgattttaaaaaagtaatttcaaTGAAGTATACATATTTGAGTGGAGCGtgattaaaaattatgtatCAGCGGAGTTTTTGAGTTATGATGTCTGTGAAAGCTTTTTAAACATAATTGAGTTATGGCTTTAAATGGCATTTTATAGctgataaaattaattcaaattggTCCTTGAACATCTTTCTATCCCGAAATCTCTTTATTATACcagtacaaaaattattttaactgtattctaattaatttttcatcaatcttCCCGTAAATAAATGTgccaatcattttatttttgtattcatGTTTATtagagagaaagaaaagaagaaaaaaaacttattttatgtGTTCCATCATAATTAGTGTTGATTCCTTAAGCGAAACAAAAATAACCATGACTTGATACAGGAATAAAAAGGaagataaaattgataaaagaaaTACCATTGAGAAAACAGTATGGCCCTAATATTACCATTTGTAATTTTAGTTCCTTTATTATTAGTAATTTCCTTTTTATCCCCAATTTTCTCAACAGAGAAAGACAGAGTAGGATTAACAAGTGCACATGAATTTATTTGCGTGTAGAGAAAAAGAAACCATTAATTAAAGAGGTtttaatcaagaaaaaaaaattacagtaaaAATAATCGTATTTCTTAAATGTgtgtttaaacaaaaaaaaagaagaagaaaatcaagaaaaagaaACACTTTCTTTGAGTATTGAATGTATTAAGTGACATGATGTAGGAAATATTATGTGAAAAAATGACGATGGAAATATTGATGATAATCTTTCTTGGAAATACAATTCAGTGAAACTGAGAAGAGATAATGCATTTTAAATCGCAGATTTATAGAGCCACTCTGCTCTACTTTTTTTCCCCGCGGTAAAACTTTATGCAATCGAAATCCCATTGAGCAGCTCTGTCATGCCGCAGTTCCTGATAAGGTAATTTATCCCAAAGTTATGTAATGTATTTCAAGGTCTATCGAGTCACAGCACTTTAAATCAGTTTAGAAGTTGAATGTCTATAAGAGGATGAGCAGGAATGTTGATAAATCGTCAATCGTCGGTTGTAGGAAGAGCTAATGATATCGATGTATAACAAAATACTTTTAGGCATTATGTTAATATGGGTTTCAGATTAAAGTTGGAACTCCGTCTCCGAAGATACCTAAATTATGATAGCAAGCAAGACTACTGAATTTTGAGGTATTTTTTTTGGGAGTAGTGGTTACTTTAGTGAATCGCATCTAGGCCCAGAAATGAAACTTATCTCTGACAGCTATTGCCTTCGGCAATACTTCGGGGTCGAGCTTGAACCGAGAGTGCTTTACAACCCTCCAGGAAGAGACGAGGCTTTAGCCCCTTCCTTATTACCATCCGTTCCCCGAATTCGTCACTTTAAACGGCGTTAACACAGATATTGTGATCGGCAATATCACCGGAGAAGACTGAGCCCGCGAATGCTGTACTGCTCTTCAGGAAGTGACGAATTTGTGGCCCCCTTCCGTGGTCCTCTTAATCGTACAAGCCCGCTTCCTTGAACATGGAGAGAACAGATAGTCATTGGCTACTTATGGATCGGACTTATAGAGTGTTTGAATCGTCGTTCCTTACCCTGGTAAGCAAATCCAATAGACCCATCGCAGAAAGAGTGTCGAGGCTGTTGCCCCCTTTCCTGATCACCCTCTGTTCCTAAGCCCGCTTCGTCCTACACCGACTAGAACTGAGGTTAACACGGCTAGATTATCTCAGAATCGACGTTCATCTTTAATGGATCCCACTACTTAGTTGTCGTAAATCATCTAAGTTTGACGTCGAGGTCAGTCATCGAATCTACCTGGAAAGAGTAGCCGCACTCCATTTAGAATGGTAAGGCCTTTGCCCTTATGATTCCGTCGTAATCTAGCCGTCGGAAGTGTAgcgaacaaatttaaaaatttgaaaaattttctctcttgAACTGAATTGCTCGCGCCTCAAAAGATGCTATTCGAGGGTAGCAATATTTGTGCAACTTCCAAGTGAAAGTGAGTGTCCCGTTGTGTGATGGGAGAGCACACGATGGACCAGGAATTGAGTTAGTAAGTGCCCAGTCGTAAGTGTGTAAATCTCACCCAGAGGAGCCCACCATTACCCCATCATTACCGACAACGCTGGAAGGAGCTACAAAGCGCTCCCAGGAATAAGTGTGTGCTGTCCCCCTGAAGTGCCCGAGACAAGATCGCGGAATCAATATTATCAGAAGAGCAAAATATTGTAAactaatttaataatataagtGCGATTGtgaagagaatttcccttttttttcattttccacgaGGAGGCCAGAGGCCACGTTTCAGAAAGTCTAGCATAATCATTTTCGGGACGTGCCGAAGCCATGTCTCCTTTTCCTGGTCAACAACTGTGCACGTAAtaatagtaatagtaatatttattcaatcacaaaaatagggttcatccctcttacaattgtgataaagaaaaacaagtacaaaaaaacagcaacaaaaaaaaaagaaaaataaaaggagGATTTACAATAGTATTAGaaaaggtaaatgaaaattaaataagaaaaaaaaaagatctaatAAGTGCTTCCTTAAGATTCAGCCTGAAAAAAGCGTTGGATGCCATCTGCAGACCTACGCAGATTACTTGAAACGGAGTTAAAGATAACTACGCCCTTTACAAATAATGACCGGTAAAGACAGTCACTCCTGACCTTAAGCACTATGAGTCCCCGAACTCTGGCCGAgccccccctaaccagaagactcgacaGATACTGAGGACACccaaatattaacaaattaaatagaaaaagcaCAGCTCTTAAGTGTGAAGTAAGGTCACAGCcaataaatacatttctatggGAAGTGATATGGTCCCGACGATTTAAGTCACagatatacctgacacaattatTGAAAGAAACTGTGAGACGACGGATGCTGTCACTATCCGCCGAAAAGAAGAGTTCTGCTCCGTAGttaaagaaaggaagaagaagcgctctcGCGAGGAGCAAGCGAGTGTCATAaggtgtgatgtcccggaagcgtcgGAGGGTGTACAAAGAATAGTTGACCTTACGGCAAATTGATGTGGCATGATCTGACCAAGACAAAGCAGAATTAAAGATTACTCCAAGGTTTTTTACCTGATCAACAAAGGGAATAATTTCTCCGTGAAAGATTAGAGgataaaaatcaaaagaaacaGTTCTCTTATAAATAACGATTGTTTGAGACTTTTTCGGGTTTAAAAGTAAATCATTCGAAGACGCCCAGTACTTAATATTAGAAAGGTTGGAATTCATAAGTTCAAAGGCGTCCAAGGGATTGGTAGGATCACCATCGACATAGATTTGAAGGTCATCTGCATAGAGATGGAATAGGCAATTTAACAAGATTGAAGGTAAATCATTGATGAAAAGACAGAATAAAAGAGGGCCGATGCCATTACATAGGAATGCAGGTGGGGAATTATTGTcaccaaattttacaatttgtgaTCTACCAGCAAAGTAGGATCGAATAAGGGCAACAGCAGAAGAAAATTTGAATAGACTACACAGCTTGTAGCAAAGGAGGTTGTGAGGAAGACTATCAAAGGCCTTAGTGAAATCTAGAAGAACTAGAATCACAAAACGACCACGATCAATAGCTGAAGAAATGTCATAATTTACCTTGAGAAGGGCGGAGGTAgtaatatcgtcggttgcgtctacctctgtcgtatctgcatttcttttgtgtcagcatttcacgcaagaggggatgtatgtattgtagcttgcaccaaatgcagatacaaaacaaatgcagatacgacagaggtagccgcaaccgacgatatgtgcGACAATCTGATGTGTCTTCGGATGAACTGTTGCTGGCGCAAAACCCAGACAATTTTCTCACTCTAAAAGTTGAAAAGTCTCATCGTCAACAATATTAAGATTACAACGGTCATGATTTGAAAAGTTATTGAGGAGTGGATAATTTGGTTATCTCAGGGCTAGGGACAACATCTCTTATCCGGATTATCTAACCGGCTAAATGGGTACTTCATTGCTGTCACCTTTCATATATCTACCCCAAGGGATACCTTTCCGATAGAGACTCTGGCTGGGGTTGACGGAACTGCTCCCGGGAGCTGGGGTCAGTGTGACGCCTCTGCCATGGATTACCTGTTCCTTTCTGATATGCCCTTCCAAGGACCTCTTaccaaaagttattttaaatctTGTCAGCTTTGTTGAGAGCGTTGAAAGTTAGAAAAATTGAAAGGCCTTACAATTCATTATTACACTTTTATTATCAAGAAAGTTGTATGTCCAATTGCAACTGAAATACTACACTCgtgtttggaaaaaaaaaactttcaccaTCAATCTTTGGTCCAttccaaaaatagaaaaaaaagttcacacAAAAAAAGACACTACAATTCTAGTAAGGAATAAATTACTTCATGTGGAAATGCTGCAAATGCTAGAAGTTCTCCTTGGTCTGCTTACTAGGCGAAGCCAAAATGGGCTGCCTGTTGGTATTTTCAATTAGGATTGGCTTGAGGATGCTACTCTCTGACCTCACATATTCAGTTCCAATGAGATTGAGGTCGAGATTTCCGTCTAGCACGAGAACCGGAGCTGGTCGGTGGTGTAGACCATGAATGAGCCAATCCTCGTAGCGATTGTGGATCTCCCGGAGGTATTCGAGGGGCACGCAGCTCTCCTCTGACCGGGCACGAGCCTTCACTCGCTCATAGGCCACCTCGGGATCCGTCCGGAGGTAGACAATGAGATCCGCCTGGATATTCACCATGGACTCGATGCTAGAGTACCATTCTTGGAGAATGTTATACATACCCGGATGCAACATTCCCGAGCGCGTCATGTTCTCCACGAAGCAATAGCGAGCGCTATACATAGAGCGCTCCATCAATTTCACAGACTTCTCCGTGGGATGGACGTGCATGTTCAGCATTGTAATCGTGACGTAAGTTTGGAAGGGCATTGCCCACCTAGTTACCCAAAAAATCTCATAAAACCATCTACAAGTGcctcatatttttaaagaattaatcaTTGCACtaaaattattcgaaattttacaaaaaaaaagcttaagtTAAATGGGTCAAAGTTGATGATCTATGGAGGGTCGGTCAGATATCTAAAACCGTTTTGCCTCTAAATCAAGAACGGTTAAACGATGAGACGTAATTTTATAGAGCGATTACACTTCATTGAGACTTTGAATGCAAGTTTGTTTTACCGTAgattctcgctcaatcggttaTTTTCTGAaccgggcgaaaaattttgttggcaattttcacgtttaattatgaaacaaatttgctcaaattcgctgtagttcctcttattttatcattattctttataattgagcgctttttgtggaatttacaatggctTTGactccaaatctatcgataatttggatgtgacattttgccccatatgcccgattgaga is from Phlebotomus papatasi isolate M1 chromosome 1, Ppap_2.1, whole genome shotgun sequence and encodes:
- the LOC129798829 gene encoding deoxynucleoside kinase isoform X2, with translation MASNRPKYCSEGQPFTVFIEGNIGSGKTTFLNHFQKYQDSVCLLTEPVEQWRNCGGINLLDLMYKEPYRWAMPFQTYVTITMLNMHVHPTEKSVKLMERSMYSARYCFVENMTRSGMLHPGMYNILQEWYSSIESMVNIQADLIVYLRTDPEVAYERVKARARSEESCVPLEYLREIHNRYEDWLIHGLHHRPAPVLVLDGNLDLNLIGTEYVRSESSILKPILIENTNRQPILASPSKQTKENF
- the LOC129798829 gene encoding deoxynucleoside kinase isoform X1, whose protein sequence is MRRSICRFISRMASNRPKYCSEGQPFTVFIEGNIGSGKTTFLNHFQKYQDSVCLLTEPVEQWRNCGGINLLDLMYKEPYRWAMPFQTYVTITMLNMHVHPTEKSVKLMERSMYSARYCFVENMTRSGMLHPGMYNILQEWYSSIESMVNIQADLIVYLRTDPEVAYERVKARARSEESCVPLEYLREIHNRYEDWLIHGLHHRPAPVLVLDGNLDLNLIGTEYVRSESSILKPILIENTNRQPILASPSKQTKENF